One genomic window of Denticeps clupeoides chromosome 14, fDenClu1.1, whole genome shotgun sequence includes the following:
- the LOC114803231 gene encoding zinc finger protein 239-like, giving the protein MDPSPSLFSTDLWSVDQNNTDVKPEISSDTITSLNCGETLEPTATHVKKESDDEDYSGIGNTFMDQTCKMEAEEKMLQFNTCVYSSRQEKNLQTQQRILSEGKTHQCVDCGKSFTQSSHLKIHQRIHTGEKPYQCVECGKSFTQASCLKIHQRIHTGEKPYQCVECGKYFTIQSGLKKHQRIHTGEKPYQCVECGKSFTQSSHLKKHQKIHTGEKPYQCVDCGKHFTEPSSLKIHQRIHTGEKPYQCVECGKYFTEQSALKKHQRIHTGEKPYQCMECGKSFTRASNLQIHQRIHTGEKPYQCVECGKHFTEPSKLKIHQRIHTGEKPYQCVECGKYFKEQSGLKIHQRIHTGEKPYQCVECGKSFTQASKLKIHQKIHTGEKPY; this is encoded by the exons atggatcccagtccaTCTCTGTTTTCTACTGATCTATGGAGTGTAGACCAGAACAACAcagatgttaaaccagaaatatcatcagataccatcacatctctgaactgtggtGAAACACTGGAACCGACAGCAACtcatgtgaagaaagagtcggatgatgaagactattcag GAATTGGGAACACATTCATGGATCAAACATGTAAAATGGAAGCTGAAGAAAAGATGCTTCAGTTCAACACATGTGTCTACAGTTCAAGACAAGAGAAGAACCTTCAAACACAACAGAGAATCCTTTCTGAAGGGAAGACCCACCAGTGTGTGgattgtgggaagagttttacacaatcatcacaccttaaaatacaccaaaggatacatactggagagaagccctaccagtgtgtggagtgtgggaagagttttacacaagcatcatgccttaaaatacaccagaggatacatactggagagaagccctaccagtgtgtggagtgtgggaagtaTTTTACAATACAATCTggccttaaaaaacaccagaggatacatactggagagaagccctaccagtgtgtggagtgtgggaagagttttacacaatcatcacaccttaaaaaacatcagaagatacatactggagagaagccctaccagtgtgtggattGTGGGAAGCATTTTACAGAACCATCTAGCCTTAAAATTcatcagaggatacatactggagagaagccctaccagtgtgtggagtgtgggaagtaTTTTACAGAACAATCTgcccttaaaaaacaccagaggatacatactggagagaagccctaccagtgtatggagtgtgggaagagttttacacgagcatcaaaccttcaaatacaccagaggatacatactggagagaagccctaccagtgtgtggagtgtgggaagcaTTTTACAGAACCATCTAAACTTAAAATTcatcagaggatacatactggagagaagccctaccagtgtgtggagtgtgggaagtaTTTTAAAGAACAATCTggccttaaaatacaccagaggatacatactggagagaagccctaccagtgtgtggagtgtgggaagagttttacacaagcatcaaaacttaaaatacaccagaagatacatactggagagaagccctac